A region from the Armatimonadota bacterium genome encodes:
- a CDS encoding class I SAM-dependent methyltransferase: MSTEREYVLGTHDDEIERLGMQHRVWRPKVTDAWHRAGFRVGQMLIDIGCGPGYAAIDLAEIVESSGKVLAVDQSARFLSALEVRRDQRGLSHLETLEANLDLDPLPQIGADGAFCRWVLSFVSKPREVLEKVAGSLRSGGTFVAFEYYDYDAYNVEPTAPEFREFKEAVVKSWRAGGGEPDIGLKVPKWLREVGFEVKSIRVHHEMITKRDYFWQWPWVWEQVGLQRLVDLGYLTPARGQAISLFFEGLQSDPHAMVFTPSVMEIIAVKK, translated from the coding sequence ATGTCCACCGAACGCGAGTACGTGCTTGGGACCCATGACGACGAGATCGAGCGCCTGGGGATGCAGCACCGGGTGTGGCGGCCGAAAGTTACCGACGCCTGGCATCGAGCCGGCTTCCGAGTCGGGCAGATGCTGATCGATATAGGTTGTGGGCCAGGATATGCCGCCATCGATCTGGCTGAGATCGTGGAATCAAGCGGAAAGGTCCTTGCCGTGGACCAGTCAGCGCGTTTCCTTTCAGCTCTGGAGGTGCGTCGGGACCAGCGGGGGCTCTCGCACCTAGAGACGTTGGAAGCCAACCTGGATCTCGACCCCCTGCCCCAGATTGGCGCTGACGGCGCGTTCTGCCGGTGGGTGCTGTCGTTTGTTTCCAAGCCCCGGGAGGTCTTGGAGAAGGTCGCGGGTAGTTTGCGGTCAGGTGGAACCTTCGTGGCGTTTGAATACTACGATTACGATGCCTACAACGTCGAGCCGACGGCGCCCGAGTTCCGGGAGTTCAAGGAAGCCGTCGTCAAGAGTTGGCGTGCGGGCGGGGGCGAGCCGGACATCGGACTCAAGGTTCCCAAGTGGCTCCGCGAGGTCGGGTTTGAGGTCAAGAGCATCCGTGTCCACCACGAGATGATCACCAAGCGTGACTACTTCTGGCAGTGGCCGTGGGTCTGGGAGCAGGTGGGGCTGCAGCGTCTCGTGGACCTTGGCTACTTGACCCCCGCCCGCGGCCAAGCGATTTCATTGTTCTTTGAGGGGCTGCAGAGCGATCCCCACGCGATGGTGTTCACGCCGAGCGTGATGGAGATCATCGCGGTCAAGAAGTAG
- a CDS encoding cytochrome c family protein yields MKVWPLGLAALVWGSAALAQQGRKDEVLLLIGGNSVGYLAPCGCTKPMAGGIQRRAALIRALAKGKRAVIVENGSLVGGFGRQDMLKAEAAAQIFKQVGASAIGFGLDEARLPRGAATSLQQLSGERFVCTSLDPSETNELKAWTSRHGLITGSIDMRSSALGQALGERSLEPIAAARRLLAAAKASRARAVLLLQGSFGEAKGLAASVPGFLAIVYQSKGDPPATPEKVGSTWLVSPGSQGLHELVLTISKGSVTSYRAVDVGWQIAEDADAARIYKDYLLQVSEEDLLSRLPRRPTEPFAGSAACAPCHTSAHRTWRASQHAKALDALEKVGHARDPECVGCHVVGINSERGFRSRKDTPALAGVGCESCHGPGAAHVADPSTAKMPKAGPESCNACHRPEHSPGFVFPRFWKTIEHK; encoded by the coding sequence ATGAAGGTCTGGCCCCTGGGGTTGGCGGCGCTGGTTTGGGGGTCGGCGGCCCTGGCTCAGCAGGGGCGCAAGGACGAAGTGCTTCTGCTCATCGGCGGCAACAGCGTCGGCTACCTGGCGCCTTGCGGCTGCACCAAGCCGATGGCTGGGGGGATTCAGCGGAGAGCCGCGCTGATCCGGGCCCTGGCCAAAGGCAAGCGCGCCGTGATCGTCGAGAACGGCAGCCTGGTGGGCGGTTTTGGACGGCAAGACATGCTGAAGGCCGAGGCGGCGGCGCAAATCTTCAAGCAGGTCGGCGCCTCCGCGATCGGCTTTGGCCTCGACGAGGCCCGGCTGCCCAGGGGCGCGGCCACCTCACTTCAGCAGCTCAGCGGCGAGCGGTTCGTGTGCACCTCGCTCGATCCCTCCGAAACGAACGAACTCAAGGCCTGGACCTCGAGGCACGGCCTGATCACGGGTTCCATCGACATGCGAAGCTCGGCGCTCGGTCAAGCGTTGGGCGAGCGATCCCTGGAGCCGATCGCGGCGGCCCGCAGGTTGCTTGCGGCTGCCAAGGCTTCGCGCGCGCGGGCCGTGCTCTTGCTTCAAGGCTCGTTCGGCGAGGCCAAGGGCCTGGCCGCCTCAGTTCCGGGGTTTCTGGCCATCGTCTACCAGAGCAAGGGCGATCCCCCCGCAACGCCTGAAAAGGTGGGTTCCACATGGCTGGTCTCGCCGGGAAGTCAGGGGTTGCACGAGCTTGTTCTGACCATCTCGAAAGGATCTGTCACGAGCTACAGGGCCGTCGACGTCGGGTGGCAGATCGCTGAAGACGCCGACGCCGCCAGAATCTACAAGGACTACCTCCTGCAGGTCTCCGAGGAGGACCTGCTTTCCCGGCTGCCTCGCCGCCCCACCGAGCCCTTCGCGGGCTCGGCTGCCTGCGCGCCCTGCCACACTTCGGCTCACCGAACCTGGCGTGCCAGCCAGCACGCCAAGGCGCTCGACGCCCTGGAGAAGGTCGGGCACGCCCGCGATCCTGAGTGCGTGGGCTGCCACGTCGTGGGGATAAACAGCGAGCGTGGCTTCCGATCCCGCAAGGACACCCCTGCGCTCGCGGGAGTGGGGTGCGAGAGCTGCCATGGGCCCGGCGCCGCCCATGTCGCCGATCCCAGCACCGCCAAGATGCCAAAGGCCGGCCCCGAATCCTGCAACGCGTGCCACCGGCCCGAACACAGCCCCGGCTTTGTTTTCCCCCGATTCTGGAAAACTATAGAGCACAAGTAG
- a CDS encoding helix-turn-helix transcriptional regulator produces the protein MLPPERTHVVTSVLELKALSHELRQRLLEQFCGEPLTAKQAAKALGEPPTKLYHHVACLEAAGLIRLVETRPNRGTTEHYFQANAQAFRIGDRLLGNPLHMGSETKGEPPEAMNAEDATRRAVLFEVKMHLDDQELQLFQEKLSEFIAFFAGPPSPGARAATVVLYGAS, from the coding sequence ATGCTGCCACCTGAAAGAACTCATGTCGTAACCAGCGTTCTCGAGTTGAAGGCGCTCTCTCATGAGCTTCGTCAGCGGCTGCTTGAGCAATTCTGTGGCGAACCCCTGACGGCCAAGCAGGCGGCAAAAGCGCTCGGGGAGCCCCCAACCAAGCTCTATCACCATGTGGCTTGCCTGGAAGCTGCTGGACTCATCCGCCTCGTTGAAACGCGGCCCAATCGAGGAACGACAGAGCATTACTTTCAGGCAAACGCCCAGGCATTTCGGATTGGCGACCGGTTACTAGGAAATCCACTGCACATGGGGTCGGAGACGAAGGGCGAGCCCCCCGAAGCCATGAATGCCGAAGATGCAACGCGAAGGGCCGTGCTGTTCGAAGTGAAGATGCATCTGGACGACCAGGAACTGCAACTGTTTCAGGAGAAGCTCTCGGAGTTCATAGCCTTCTTCGCAGGGCCACCTTCGCCGGGTGCCAGGGCGGCCACAGTCGTTTTGTACGGAGCTTCCTGA
- a CDS encoding class I SAM-dependent methyltransferase, with amino-acid sequence MTPSASQPPFPLPSWTDLWDPRPSAQALGKPYAGVCNIPLEELGERTSELGPRDAPMAVVAEGELLERALKALSDLGRLGTAAPERMAPAKGYEPRRLWRPNPFLEEIAPLIAADGRALDCGCGSGREAVFLASWGWRVEAIDVLPKALAAARQMEALYGISSAPRVNWVEADLETGFEPATTELGLITCFRYLHRPLIASAANWLAPGGSLVVETFTEIHRQYHGKPRRERFVLAEGELPELAAGLEVRRYEEGWHAGAHTARLWASKPC; translated from the coding sequence ATGACCCCATCCGCTTCGCAACCGCCCTTTCCCTTGCCGTCGTGGACCGACCTTTGGGACCCGCGTCCCTCGGCTCAGGCGCTCGGCAAGCCTTACGCGGGCGTGTGCAACATCCCCCTCGAGGAGCTTGGAGAGCGCACCTCCGAGCTTGGTCCACGGGACGCTCCGATGGCGGTAGTGGCCGAAGGGGAGCTCCTCGAACGGGCGCTAAAGGCGCTTTCCGACTTGGGCAGGTTGGGAACGGCGGCACCAGAGAGGATGGCGCCCGCAAAAGGGTACGAGCCGCGGCGGCTTTGGCGGCCAAACCCATTTTTGGAGGAGATCGCTCCTTTGATCGCGGCGGACGGAAGGGCGCTGGATTGTGGTTGTGGCAGTGGGCGGGAGGCGGTGTTTCTGGCCAGTTGGGGCTGGCGGGTCGAGGCCATAGACGTGCTCCCCAAGGCGCTTGCCGCGGCCCGACAGATGGAGGCGCTGTACGGCATCTCGAGCGCTCCCCGCGTGAACTGGGTGGAAGCAGATTTGGAGACGGGTTTTGAGCCGGCGACGACAGAACTGGGCCTGATCACCTGCTTCCGCTATCTGCATCGTCCCCTGATTGCCTCGGCCGCCAATTGGCTCGCGCCCGGGGGAAGCCTCGTGGTGGAGACGTTCACGGAAATCCACCGCCAATACCATGGGAAACCCCGACGCGAGCGGTTCGTTCTGGCCGAAGGCGAACTGCCAGAGCTTGCTGCGGGCCTAGAGGTTCGCCGCTACGAGGAAGGCTGGCACGCAGGCGCTCACACGGCGCGCCTTTGGGCCTCCAAGCCCTGCTGA
- a CDS encoding glycoside hydrolase: MKRSCLGAALGALALSATVQAQTVPASAYAGLQWRCIGPHRGGRTVGADGDPNKPNVLYIGVNNGGVWKTTDYGRTWNPIFDSAPTGSVGCLAVAPSDPKTIYVGSGEGLQRPDLSVGDGIYKTTDGGKTWKNMGLSDGQQICQITVHPKDANKLFVAVLGHPYGPNETRGVFRSLDGGKTWKKVLYKDQDTGATAVLMDPKDPNTLYASLWQARQGPWENGQWQGPGSGLYKSTDFGNAWKPIMNGLPTFAQGLGRIGLAVSPSNPKVLYATVDSRQKGGIYRSEDAGARWVFRTGEARVWGRGSDFAEIDVDPRDPNIVYTSAIAMYKSTDGAKTFRAIKGAPGGDDYHTLWINPKNPDVMLTSADQGAVVTVNGGETWSSWYNQPTAQFYHVSTDNDVPYNVYGGQQESGSVGIASRGRDGQITFREWHPVGAGEYAYVAADPLDSNIVYGGGYGASVSKYDKRTGLVESLRPPGSHRALRTSPCLFSTVDPRVLFFGTECVFSTSDGGKTWKQLSPDLSRDKPDWVPESIGVYRTPEMSTMARRGVVYAIAPSKQTIDTVWAGTDDGLIHVTNDGGKTWANVTPPALKGWMKVSQLDAGSFDNGTCYAAIDAMRIDDWRPHIFITHDGGKSWAEKVNGIPANEVVRAVREDPVRKGLLYASTERTVYFSLDDGEHWNSLRQNLPGTSVRDIVVKGNDLVIGTHGRSFWILDDISPLRHIGLIDVRSSPLLYPPSPSYRIPWNLNTDTPLPPEEPGGKNPPDGAILYYGLAKDADKVELDILDSSGTVVRHYSSDDKPPVINESQLQIASYWIRPFQPLSKAAGMHRFVWDQHAGGGGEGGRGGYPMTAILNDTPAYPGPWVPAGTYTVRLTVDGKSQEKTLELRPDPRVKG, from the coding sequence ATGAAGCGATCCTGTCTCGGCGCGGCGCTCGGCGCGCTTGCCCTTTCCGCTACGGTCCAAGCCCAAACGGTCCCGGCTTCAGCCTATGCGGGCCTCCAGTGGCGGTGTATTGGCCCCCATCGTGGCGGCCGGACGGTCGGCGCGGACGGCGACCCGAACAAGCCGAACGTGCTTTACATCGGCGTCAACAATGGCGGCGTCTGGAAAACCACGGACTACGGACGCACCTGGAACCCCATCTTCGACTCTGCGCCGACGGGATCTGTGGGTTGCCTGGCAGTGGCTCCGAGCGACCCAAAGACGATTTATGTGGGCAGCGGAGAGGGCTTACAGCGGCCCGACTTGAGTGTGGGGGACGGTATCTACAAGACGACGGACGGCGGCAAGACCTGGAAAAACATGGGTCTTTCGGATGGACAGCAGATTTGCCAAATCACCGTGCACCCAAAGGACGCGAACAAGCTGTTCGTTGCCGTGCTAGGGCACCCTTACGGTCCCAATGAGACGCGCGGCGTCTTCCGGAGCCTGGACGGCGGAAAGACCTGGAAGAAGGTCCTTTACAAGGATCAGGACACGGGCGCGACGGCCGTGCTCATGGACCCCAAAGACCCCAACACACTCTACGCCAGTCTCTGGCAGGCAAGGCAGGGACCTTGGGAGAACGGACAGTGGCAGGGCCCGGGCAGCGGGCTCTATAAATCCACGGACTTCGGGAACGCCTGGAAGCCGATCATGAACGGCCTTCCGACCTTCGCTCAGGGCCTTGGCCGCATCGGCCTGGCGGTATCGCCGAGCAACCCGAAGGTCCTGTACGCGACCGTTGACTCCCGCCAAAAAGGTGGGATCTATCGCTCAGAGGACGCCGGTGCCCGTTGGGTATTTCGAACAGGTGAAGCCCGAGTTTGGGGACGAGGTTCGGACTTTGCCGAGATCGACGTAGACCCTCGTGACCCGAATATCGTTTATACAAGCGCCATTGCTATGTATAAATCCACAGACGGCGCCAAGACTTTTCGCGCCATCAAAGGCGCCCCCGGTGGCGACGACTACCACACGCTTTGGATCAACCCCAAGAACCCCGATGTCATGCTGACGTCGGCGGACCAGGGCGCAGTCGTGACCGTCAACGGAGGTGAGACCTGGAGCAGTTGGTACAACCAGCCGACGGCCCAGTTTTATCACGTAAGCACCGACAACGACGTCCCCTACAACGTGTATGGCGGGCAGCAGGAATCGGGCTCTGTGGGCATCGCCAGCCGTGGCCGCGACGGACAAATCACGTTTCGCGAATGGCATCCGGTCGGCGCAGGCGAATACGCCTATGTCGCCGCCGATCCGCTCGATTCGAACATCGTCTATGGCGGGGGCTACGGGGCGAGCGTGTCCAAATATGACAAAAGGACGGGCCTGGTCGAGAGCCTGCGTCCCCCGGGAAGTCACCGGGCCCTGCGCACGTCGCCTTGCCTCTTCTCGACGGTTGACCCCAGAGTGCTCTTTTTTGGGACGGAGTGCGTGTTCAGTACATCAGATGGCGGCAAGACCTGGAAACAGCTCAGCCCCGACCTTTCACGCGACAAGCCCGACTGGGTGCCCGAGAGCATCGGTGTCTATAGGACCCCTGAGATGTCGACCATGGCTCGCAGAGGGGTGGTCTACGCGATCGCGCCTTCAAAGCAGACCATCGACACGGTCTGGGCGGGCACAGACGATGGGCTGATCCATGTGACCAATGACGGCGGAAAGACGTGGGCCAACGTCACGCCGCCGGCCCTGAAAGGTTGGATGAAAGTGAGCCAACTCGATGCCGGGTCCTTCGACAACGGGACCTGCTATGCGGCGATCGACGCGATGCGCATCGACGACTGGCGTCCTCACATCTTCATCACGCACGATGGCGGCAAGTCTTGGGCTGAAAAGGTGAACGGCATCCCTGCGAACGAAGTGGTGCGAGCGGTTCGAGAGGACCCGGTACGTAAGGGCCTGCTCTATGCAAGCACCGAGCGGACGGTTTACTTCTCGCTGGATGACGGCGAACACTGGAACAGCCTTAGGCAGAACCTGCCAGGCACCTCGGTCCGGGATATCGTTGTGAAGGGCAACGACTTGGTGATAGGCACCCACGGAAGATCGTTCTGGATTTTGGATGATATAAGTCCTCTTCGTCATATTGGACTTATTGACGTCAGAAGTTCTCCGCTGCTCTACCCACCAAGCCCCAGCTATCGGATTCCGTGGAACCTGAACACCGACACTCCGCTACCGCCCGAGGAACCGGGTGGCAAGAACCCGCCGGACGGCGCGATCCTGTACTACGGACTGGCGAAGGATGCTGACAAGGTCGAGCTGGACATCCTGGACTCTTCGGGCACTGTCGTCCGCCACTACTCGAGCGACGACAAGCCGCCGGTGATCAACGAATCGCAGCTTCAGATCGCCAGCTACTGGATTCGGCCCTTTCAGCCCCTCTCGAAGGCTGCCGGCATGCACCGGTTCGTTTGGGATCAGCACGCTGGGGGCGGCGGCGAAGGCGGGAGGGGCGGCTACCCGATGACCGCGATCCTCAACGACACTCCGGCGTACCCGGGGCCGTGGGTTCCGGCCGGGACCTACACGGTGCGCCTGACGGTCGATGGCAAGTCGCAAGAAAAGACACTCGAGCTTAGGCCCGATCCAAGGGTCAAAGGATAG
- a CDS encoding DUF1573 domain-containing protein, which yields MLSLIAVLTLHPFAAQGAAKTVAQPPAQAKSQAPPIVAPDLPAGANEYFLRAAVRVEELLSKSDFAGARAALGQLPKTAIKIDWDDSKAPKARRAEFTEARDRALKAWKRAVPDLKWSIGKPADLRFSFEPTLPPNDDTPTPAGAVRFFSESPKDPRIETVLALKRGPKALVCEATDVFNEVGFTLASYYGLSRSLGAGTFTTRIESSSLRPNTVNNREAALTKQVLATVEMLRRAVQTKTPIAVARAEIRVDPMEVRGGEALQGDIVGLSLQVTNVGTAPLRLRVEPDCGCVVAGQPGIVATGGTALVQLKVDTTEFVGELHKKVLLHTNDPERPTVLVPIRMNVKALYRFLSPNGNVALLGANGGLHTVYFIPTPGSGLELEDADISGVEASLTVTPWEGVLADPDMNEPEKPRKGYRIVIDYGAGLPMGRSFSTLIVKTNSATALRKNGDKFEYLNRPIQVQNGILAMPESLNAGEIERSPKRFSFSITRPNSGFKIVRLQSDSPFLTLSAAPTREDWEYRVTVQYDGKSDYGMLRATLTITTDDKRQPKIVVPFRAVVR from the coding sequence ATGCTGAGTCTGATTGCCGTCTTGACCCTCCATCCCTTTGCCGCGCAAGGAGCCGCCAAAACGGTCGCGCAGCCGCCCGCGCAGGCCAAGTCGCAAGCGCCGCCGATCGTCGCTCCCGATCTTCCCGCAGGCGCAAACGAGTACTTCTTGCGCGCCGCTGTGCGAGTCGAAGAGCTGCTCTCCAAGTCGGATTTCGCGGGCGCCCGTGCGGCGCTCGGGCAGCTTCCCAAGACCGCAATCAAGATCGATTGGGACGACTCCAAGGCGCCAAAGGCGCGCCGCGCGGAGTTCACAGAGGCTCGAGATCGGGCCCTGAAAGCCTGGAAGCGGGCTGTGCCGGACCTGAAATGGTCGATTGGAAAGCCGGCCGATCTGCGCTTCTCGTTTGAACCCACATTGCCGCCCAACGACGACACGCCGACCCCGGCAGGCGCGGTCCGCTTCTTCTCCGAGAGCCCCAAGGACCCGAGGATCGAGACCGTTCTGGCGCTGAAGCGTGGTCCCAAAGCACTGGTGTGCGAGGCCACCGACGTGTTCAACGAGGTGGGCTTCACGTTGGCCAGCTACTACGGGCTTTCGCGCTCGCTCGGCGCGGGCACGTTTACGACCAGGATCGAGAGCTCGTCGCTTCGGCCGAATACGGTCAACAACCGCGAGGCGGCGCTCACCAAGCAGGTTCTTGCGACGGTCGAGATGCTGCGGCGCGCCGTCCAGACCAAGACCCCAATCGCTGTGGCCAGGGCCGAGATCCGGGTCGACCCAATGGAGGTTCGCGGCGGCGAAGCCTTGCAGGGCGACATTGTGGGGCTATCCTTGCAGGTTACCAACGTCGGCACCGCGCCCCTGCGCCTGCGCGTCGAGCCCGATTGCGGGTGCGTCGTGGCCGGCCAGCCGGGAATCGTCGCGACCGGCGGCACAGCGCTGGTCCAGCTCAAAGTGGACACGACCGAGTTTGTGGGAGAACTGCACAAGAAGGTTCTTCTGCACACCAACGACCCTGAACGGCCAACCGTTCTTGTGCCGATCCGGATGAACGTCAAGGCGCTCTACCGCTTCTTATCGCCGAACGGCAATGTGGCGCTGCTCGGCGCCAACGGCGGCTTGCACACGGTGTATTTCATCCCGACGCCAGGAAGTGGCCTTGAACTGGAAGACGCCGACATTTCGGGCGTCGAGGCCAGCCTGACGGTCACCCCCTGGGAGGGGGTTCTTGCCGATCCGGACATGAACGAGCCAGAGAAGCCGCGAAAGGGCTATCGCATCGTGATCGACTATGGGGCTGGCCTTCCGATGGGGCGGTCTTTCTCGACGCTCATCGTGAAGACGAATTCGGCCACGGCTCTTCGCAAGAACGGCGACAAGTTCGAATATCTGAACCGTCCGATCCAGGTGCAAAACGGCATCTTGGCGATGCCCGAGAGCCTCAATGCCGGCGAAATCGAACGGTCGCCCAAGCGGTTCAGCTTCTCGATTACGCGGCCCAATTCCGGGTTCAAGATCGTGCGGCTGCAGTCCGATAGCCCGTTCCTTACTTTGTCTGCGGCGCCAACCCGAGAGGATTGGGAGTACCGGGTCACGGTCCAGTACGACGGGAAGTCGGACTACGGGATGCTTCGGGCCACGTTGACGATCACGACGGACGACAAGAGGCAGCCGAAGATCGTGGTGCCCTTCCGAGCGGTTGTGCGATGA
- a CDS encoding glycoside hydrolase family 127 protein has product MVCAAINLFVLCVVSAQPQAIPDKVKPAAYPFAPSRVKLLDSPFKVAQEADKKYLLSLEPERFLSWFRKNAGLEPKAQNYGGWENQQLAGHSLGHYLTACATMFQSTGDTRLKDKVDTIVAGLKECQDKRGDGYIAALPGAETLWATIKANGQLRGRGSHINGYWAPWYTLHKQYAGLLDAYTLCGNKMALEVCKKFADWAIDETSNLTPENWQNMLDGEFGGMAESLADLYGLTGERKYLDLANKFHHSAVMDPLEKGERKLAGLHGNTQIPKAIGAAREYELTGEVRFRKIAKNFWDQVIEDHTYVIGGNTSGEIFGPPKQLSNRLTDNACETCNTYNMLKLTRHLFTWSPSGKLGDYTERALLNHILASQNPETGMMCYYVSMQPGGRKAFSSPTNDFWCCVGTGMENHARYSDSLYFHNGNKLWVNLFIPSMLDWKEQGVQVKQQSAVDGSRTTLTFTCQKPVRADVLVRIPAWSAIKPEVRVQGELTNYRTREGFAVLDGGMIKTGLKIEVRFFPTLRIEPTPDDPKKAAICFGPLVLAGVWDSGTSQPGSQSPVPAMVTSGKPLSQWIVGDPSDPGTFRTTGVGQPVDVKLMPFYRVVNQRYSVYWDLLSEADYAKREADRKAEAERLAELDSRSIDQVRTGFQNSERTHNLQSDRSSTGDFNGRRYRHADGWFSYELKVDPDGPNELMLTFWGSDGGRAFDVLIDDKVLDTVRLRGEKVNAFFDKVWRLDPSTTKGKSKVTVKLLAHQGSIAGGLFGVRMVRSKVD; this is encoded by the coding sequence ATGGTCTGTGCTGCGATCAACCTCTTCGTGCTATGCGTCGTTTCGGCGCAGCCGCAAGCCATTCCTGACAAGGTCAAGCCGGCAGCCTATCCCTTTGCGCCGTCGCGGGTGAAGCTGCTCGACAGCCCGTTCAAGGTCGCGCAAGAGGCAGATAAGAAGTACCTGCTGAGCCTCGAACCGGAGCGATTCCTCTCTTGGTTTCGCAAGAACGCGGGCCTGGAACCCAAAGCCCAAAACTACGGCGGCTGGGAGAACCAGCAGCTCGCAGGGCATTCCCTCGGCCACTATCTCACCGCATGCGCCACCATGTTCCAAAGCACAGGCGACACGCGCCTAAAGGACAAGGTGGACACCATCGTCGCTGGCCTCAAGGAGTGTCAGGACAAGCGCGGAGATGGCTACATTGCGGCCCTTCCGGGCGCTGAGACCCTGTGGGCGACCATCAAAGCGAACGGGCAATTGCGCGGCAGGGGGAGCCACATCAACGGCTATTGGGCGCCCTGGTACACGCTCCACAAGCAGTACGCCGGCCTCCTCGACGCCTATACCTTGTGCGGCAACAAGATGGCCCTCGAAGTCTGCAAGAAGTTCGCCGATTGGGCCATCGACGAAACGTCGAACCTTACCCCTGAAAACTGGCAGAACATGCTGGACGGCGAGTTTGGCGGCATGGCCGAATCGCTCGCGGACCTATACGGGCTAACCGGTGAAAGGAAGTACCTGGACCTGGCGAACAAGTTCCATCACAGCGCCGTCATGGATCCGCTCGAAAAGGGCGAGCGCAAGCTGGCCGGGCTCCATGGCAACACGCAGATCCCCAAAGCGATCGGAGCGGCCCGCGAATATGAGCTGACCGGCGAAGTCCGCTTCCGCAAGATCGCCAAGAACTTCTGGGACCAAGTGATCGAGGACCACACCTACGTGATTGGCGGCAACACCTCAGGCGAGATCTTTGGACCGCCGAAGCAGCTTTCCAACCGCCTCACCGACAACGCGTGCGAAACCTGCAACACCTACAACATGCTCAAGCTCACGCGGCACCTCTTCACCTGGTCCCCGAGCGGGAAGCTGGGCGACTACACCGAGCGGGCGCTCCTCAACCACATCCTGGCCTCGCAGAACCCCGAGACCGGCATGATGTGCTACTACGTCTCCATGCAGCCGGGCGGGAGGAAGGCGTTCAGCTCGCCGACCAACGACTTCTGGTGCTGCGTGGGCACCGGGATGGAGAATCATGCCCGCTACAGCGACTCGCTGTACTTCCACAACGGAAACAAGCTGTGGGTGAACCTGTTCATCCCGTCAATGCTCGACTGGAAGGAGCAGGGCGTTCAGGTCAAGCAGCAGAGCGCCGTGGACGGCAGCCGCACCACCCTCACCTTCACCTGCCAGAAGCCGGTGCGCGCCGACGTTCTCGTTCGCATCCCTGCTTGGAGCGCCATAAAGCCCGAAGTCAGAGTCCAGGGCGAGCTGACGAACTACCGGACCCGCGAGGGCTTTGCCGTCCTCGACGGAGGGATGATCAAGACCGGGCTCAAGATCGAAGTTCGGTTCTTCCCCACGCTCAGGATCGAACCGACTCCGGATGACCCCAAGAAGGCCGCCATCTGCTTCGGGCCGCTCGTGTTGGCGGGGGTCTGGGATAGCGGCACTTCGCAGCCGGGCTCTCAAAGCCCGGTGCCGGCGATGGTCACTTCCGGCAAGCCCCTCAGTCAGTGGATCGTTGGAGACCCATCCGATCCAGGGACCTTCAGGACGACCGGCGTGGGGCAGCCCGTTGACGTCAAACTGATGCCTTTCTACCGGGTGGTGAACCAGAGGTACTCGGTCTATTGGGACCTGCTCTCGGAGGCTGATTACGCCAAGCGCGAGGCCGACCGGAAGGCCGAAGCCGAGCGACTTGCCGAGCTGGACTCGCGCTCGATCGACCAAGTGCGCACCGGGTTCCAGAACTCGGAGCGCACGCACAACCTGCAATCCGACCGGAGTTCTACCGGCGACTTCAACGGTCGGCGGTATCGCCATGCGGATGGCTGGTTCAGCTACGAACTCAAAGTGGACCCCGATGGCCCCAATGAGCTGATGCTCACTTTTTGGGGCAGCGACGGCGGGCGCGCGTTCGACGTGCTCATCGACGACAAAGTGCTTGATACCGTGCGCCTGCGCGGCGAGAAGGTCAATGCGTTCTTCGACAAGGTGTGGCGACTGGATCCGAGCACGACGAAGGGCAAGTCCAAGGTCACGGTCAAGCTCTTGGCGCATCAGGGCAGCATTGCCGGCGGGCTGTTTGGAGTGAGAATGGTACGGTCGAAAGTGGACTGA